In one window of Calypte anna isolate BGI_N300 chromosome 1, bCalAnn1_v1.p, whole genome shotgun sequence DNA:
- the MRPS33 gene encoding 28S ribosomal protein S33, mitochondrial, with amino-acid sequence MSNVSSYALKMARLSAQIFGELVRPTDSKSMKVVKLFSEQPLAKQKEVYDWYPPHNTYYGLMKRLRFFGLYRDEHQDFKEEMRRLKKLRGKEKPKKGEGKRALKKK; translated from the exons ATGTCCAATGTTTCCAGTTATGCCCTTAAAATGGCCCGGCTGAGTGCTCAGATATTTGGAGAACTTGTCAGGCCAACTGACTCAAAATCTATGAAAGTAGTGAAGTTATTCAGTGAGCAACCTTTGGCAAAGCAGAAGGAGGTCTACGACTGGTATCCTCCTCACAACACCTACTATGGCCTCATGAAGAGACTCCGTTTCTTTGGTCTCTACAG GGATGAGCATCAGGACTTTAAGGAGGAGATGAGACGACTGAAAAAGCTCCGTGGGAAGGAAAAGCCaaagaagggggaaggaaagagagcGCTCAAGAAGAAATAA